The following proteins are co-located in the Nocardioides piscis genome:
- a CDS encoding PAS domain S-box protein — translation MSVTGIASAECSLPPAPVAVGRARRAVREALQEAGGMQLLDAAELVVSELVTNALVHAGTPVSLRIVAEPTALRVEVHDGSSHLPVRRRWADTAGTGRGLLIVEDYCDRWGSTPTLAGKVVWFEIGHLPDRADPTLPSPTDDEVVVPVRLLAVPLLMQWAWQEHASSLLREFLLYALEDDASALAQHAAASAALSLLHEQLPVPYLPTAPDVLMASLIEPDVTAPEVCLQIPASSVGHFEVLDDLLSRAVAAAREGRLLGAPTQPEIVEMRGWLCGEVARQARRLEPVSWVAGTDLHVPGKVPAGWQGLQRELRDSPLAVVATDDSGIIVAVSGPALELMGYGEPTDLVGRRVLVLIPERYHQAHIAGTTLHATNGRDALLGQEVRVPMVRSDGVEISVDMRVESGRHGTGPAFFAAHLRVVGSTPKG, via the coding sequence GTGAGCGTGACCGGAATCGCGAGCGCCGAGTGTTCCCTGCCTCCCGCTCCTGTCGCCGTGGGTCGCGCTCGTCGTGCGGTGCGTGAGGCGTTGCAGGAGGCGGGCGGCATGCAGCTGCTCGATGCCGCAGAGCTCGTCGTGTCCGAGCTGGTCACCAACGCGCTCGTCCACGCCGGGACACCGGTGAGCCTGCGGATCGTCGCAGAGCCGACGGCCCTCCGCGTCGAGGTGCACGACGGCAGCTCGCACCTGCCGGTGCGTCGCAGGTGGGCGGACACGGCAGGCACCGGACGTGGGCTGCTGATCGTCGAGGACTACTGCGACCGCTGGGGCTCGACGCCGACCCTGGCGGGCAAGGTGGTGTGGTTCGAGATCGGCCACCTCCCCGACCGGGCCGACCCGACCCTGCCCTCGCCGACCGATGACGAGGTCGTCGTCCCCGTCAGGCTCCTCGCGGTGCCGCTGCTGATGCAGTGGGCCTGGCAGGAGCACGCGTCGTCGCTCCTGCGCGAGTTCCTCCTCTACGCCCTCGAGGACGACGCCAGCGCTCTCGCCCAGCACGCAGCTGCCAGCGCCGCCCTCAGCCTGCTGCACGAGCAGCTCCCGGTGCCATACCTCCCGACCGCGCCCGACGTCCTGATGGCCAGCCTGATCGAGCCCGACGTCACGGCCCCGGAGGTGTGCCTGCAGATCCCGGCCTCCTCCGTCGGGCACTTCGAGGTCCTCGACGATCTCTTGAGCCGCGCCGTCGCCGCCGCTCGCGAAGGACGACTGCTGGGTGCGCCGACCCAGCCAGAGATCGTCGAGATGCGCGGATGGCTGTGCGGGGAAGTCGCCAGGCAGGCGCGCCGACTCGAGCCGGTCTCGTGGGTCGCCGGCACCGACCTGCACGTCCCCGGCAAGGTGCCTGCCGGTTGGCAGGGGCTCCAGCGCGAGCTGCGCGACTCACCGCTTGCCGTCGTGGCGACCGACGACTCCGGCATCATCGTCGCTGTCAGCGGCCCGGCCCTCGAGCTGATGGGATATGGCGAGCCCACCGACCTCGTCGGCCGCCGGGTCCTCGTCCTGATTCCCGAGCGCTACCACCAGGCCCACATCGCCGGCACCACGCTGCACGCCACCAACGGTCGTGACGCGCTGCTCGGCCAGGAGGTCAGGGTGCCGATGGTCCGCTCGGACGGCGTCGAGATCTCGGTGGACATGCGGGTGGAGTCCGGTCGTCACGGGACGGGCCCGGCCTTCTTCGCCGCACACCTGCGGGTGGTGGGCTCCACCCCGAAGGGGTAG
- the narI gene encoding respiratory nitrate reductase subunit gamma has product MNVFLWVIVPYLCLATFVVGHVWRYRYDKFGWTTRSSQLYEDRMLRLGSPLFHFGMLGVVGGHVIGLLVPESWTEAVGITDEMYHLVAMVGGLIAGLMALVGMVILIYRRRTVGPVFSATTPMDKVMYVFLGLAIVLGMWNTVLGATGLEHYNYREGVSVWYRSFLAFQPQPEMMAESPIGFQLHALVAFGLFALWPFTRLVHVFSAPVGYLTRPYIVYRSRDDQALGSARARRGWDRVGS; this is encoded by the coding sequence TTCTGTGGGTCATCGTCCCCTATCTGTGCCTGGCGACCTTCGTCGTCGGACACGTGTGGCGCTACCGCTACGACAAGTTCGGCTGGACGACGCGCTCCTCGCAGCTCTACGAGGACCGGATGCTGCGCCTGGGCTCCCCGCTCTTCCACTTCGGCATGCTGGGAGTGGTGGGTGGCCACGTCATCGGCCTCCTCGTGCCGGAGTCGTGGACCGAGGCGGTGGGCATCACCGACGAGATGTATCACCTCGTCGCGATGGTCGGCGGCCTGATCGCTGGGCTGATGGCTCTGGTGGGCATGGTGATCCTGATCTATCGGCGACGCACCGTCGGCCCGGTGTTCTCCGCGACCACCCCGATGGACAAGGTGATGTATGTCTTCCTGGGCCTGGCGATCGTGCTGGGCATGTGGAACACGGTGCTCGGCGCGACCGGGCTCGAGCACTACAACTACCGCGAGGGCGTCTCGGTCTGGTATCGATCCTTCCTCGCCTTCCAGCCCCAGCCCGAGATGATGGCGGAGTCGCCGATCGGCTTCCAGCTGCACGCGCTGGTCGCCTTCGGACTCTTCGCGCTCTGGCCGTTCACCCGGCTGGTCCACGTCTTCTCGGCGCCCGTCGGCTATCTCACCCGGCCCTACATCGTCTATCGCTCACGAGACGACCAGGCGCTCGGCAGTGCCCGTGCGCGACGCGGTTGGGACCGGGTGGGTTCCTAG